The region GAAATGACCGGCTTCAAAAAATACTCCTAAACCATTGTATTCCTGTGAATAGATCAACTGACCTTTCTTGGCTGTATTTACAAAGGAAGCATTGTCTATAGGAAGAATTTTTGGAGTTACACCATAATAATGATTGTCGTGATATACGGCTGCTGTTGTTTCAAATGAACCAATTTTCAGCAATGCTGCTGCCGTTTTATTGTTTGCCAGCTTAAAAACAAAGGATTTGCCATCAATGCTAATCTTTATTTTATCACTTTCGGATGTGTTGTTATGAATTGTTGTGTTTTCAACCAACGGAAGTTTTTCTCCATTGGTCGAAGTAGCCTTGTTACTACAGGAAATAATCCCGATTGTTGCGGCTATTGCTAATAATGAGATATACTTTTTCATCCGTTACTATTTTTGTTTGCTGTTTCACAGCGATTATTTTGGTCGAATGGAGCGCTTATAAAATTTTCTGATATAGAAAATTTGTATAGGCGTTTCATTTTTTATTTTCCGTTGTACGCTTCATCAGACACTGGTTCCATCCAGTTCACCAGTCCCTTTTCAGCATTAAGTCCTATTGCCGTATGGATCATAATACCATCAGGTGATGCTCCATGCCAGTGTTTAACCTCCGGCATAATATTTACAAAATCTCCTGCTTTGATTTTTTGTACAGGTTTTCCTTCTTCCTGATAGTAGCAACCCCCTTCACGAACCAATAAAATCTGATTGCTTGCATGTGTATGCCACTTTGTACGCGTTTTTGGTTTAAACAAAACTTCACCGATATATGCATTGGTCTTTTCATCAGGATTTACATAGGTTTTTAGCAAAGCCTGTCCTGTAAAATAATTCTCAGGGGCTGGTTGATACCCCATTTCCGTTATTTCTTTTTCTGTGTACATTATATCTGACTGAAATAGAAAAATACCAATGACTTTACCAATTGATAAAGCCATTGGCAATTACTTGTTATTATTGATTAAAGATTCTCTTGATAGAACGGAATCAATTTATCCAATGCGATTTTCACCGGTTCCGGTTTGTCATATAGATCATAGTGAGACCATCCTTCAACCACTACCAACTCTTTTTTAGTAGAAGCAGCACGGCGAATGATTTCAAAACCATCTCTGTACGCTCCGAAAGCTCCAGGTTTGCGTCCTACAACAACCATTAACGGCTGCGTTAATAATTTCTCTGCTAAGTTGTAAGCATCCCACGTCATTGCTGCTGCATTGTGAGAGAACAACGTTTTGTTTACACCGTTTGGTTTTTCACCACGAGCAGTACGGTAGTATTCTGTAGCTTCTAAAATGTCAATATCCGCATTCGCTTCTTTTGCCATTTCATATGTTGGATACAATCCCTGATCAACTCTTAATGCTTCTCCTCTTGCTTCTGCCGTTCTTTGTGCCGCAATCGCTTCAAGATTGGCAATCGGGTCACCAAACTCACGCATTACACGACCATAATTTGCTCCTGTAAGTGTTGCGACCGCTTTGATACGACGTTCTTTCATGGTTGCGCTGATTACATAACCACCTGCACCACACATTCCTAATGCACCAATACGGTTTTCATCAACGAAAGGTAGCGTTACCAAATAGTCACAAGCATAGCTGTAATCTTCCACACGGAATGATGGATCTTCCAAAAATCTTGGTTCACCGCCGCTTTCACCCTGGAAAGATGCATCAGGAACCAGTACTACAAACCCAGCATCGGCAAATGCCTGTCCGTAAACGTTTCCTGAAGTCTGCTCTTTACAGCTTCCGATTGGGTGGGTGCTGATGATAACAGGATATTTTTTGTTCTCGTCAAAGTTTGGAGGGAAAAGCAAATCTGCTGCGATGTCCCAATAAAGTGCTTTAAATTTTACTGATTGTTTCATTTTATATTTTTTTTAATTGTGGTTAAACATTCGCTTATTTTAACAATACAAAGGTAAATAGACATATAAGCTACATTTGAAAACAAAACACTTTAAAAACGAAACTTTTTACGGATTGGGGAATGTTTGTGAAAAGCGAAAGATCAACTTATCTTTTTTTGTATTTTAGCAGTTAGAAAATACAGATATAAATATTTGATGATTTAGAGAACTTCGCATATTTATGTGTTATCTGCAAGCGTTTTAAAAAATCGCGTAATTAAGTTAATAAAATCTAAAAATGATGTGCAAAAAAAATTTCATTATCTGTTTATTCATATTATTAAATGTTCACATTTTTGCTCAAAATAACTTCTATAAGATGGCGAATGGTAAGGTTTTGAGTCAAGAAGAATTTAATAAAGCGAAAGAAAATGCTTCAAAAAACGGAAAGATAGAAGAATCGATTTTAAAAAGTGAAACAAAAAATGATTCAATAATTAATACAACGAGAATAACAATTATAACAAAAGATGAAGATGGAAACTACTTCGATCCATATTCTGAACCTAAAAAATTGTTATACAAGCATTTTCCTATTGAAAATTTTAAAAATAATGCTAAGAAACAATTTTCACAAAATTATCTTAAAGGGAAACCCACTTTTATAAATTTTTGGTTTAGGCATTGTATACCTTGTATAAATGAAATTCCACTTTTAAATTCACTAAAAGAAAAATATGGAGACAGAGTGAATTTTTTATCTATTACTTATGAAAATAAAAAAAGTGTTGAAGAATTTCTAAAGAAGAAAAACATAAACTTTAAACATATAACTGATTCTAAAAAACAATTAGATGATTTAAACTATTCTTCTTATCCCACAAATCTCATTTTAGACAAAAATGGAAATGTAAAATATGTTTTCGGAGAAATCTCTAATTCTGAAGATGATTTAAGCTTAATTCTTGATGAACTTTTAAAATAGAACGCCTGATGCCAAAAGCAGTGCAAATGCTCACGGCACCACAACCAAATAATAAAAGCCTTTCTGTATTTTATAAATATAGAAAGGCTTTTTGGATTTTTTAAGAAATGGGTGCTGTCTAATACTTTTGAACAAACAAAACACTTTAAAAACGAAACATTTTACTGAATGAGGAATTATCAGTTCGTGCTAAGTGAACGACAATAGCAATTCATCTAACCGACGATACAACCCCAGAAATATTTGTATAATTTTGTATAGAATAGAACATTAGTATGACAATAGAAGAAATATTTCAAGATAAAACCATAAAAGCAAAAGGTAAGGTTTCTGCAATCGGAGAATGGCTGCTAAATAACGAACTACCTTTGGACGAGTTACTGGCTTATGCCGAAAAACAAAAGGCTACAGATAAAGCTACCTGCATAGAAGCTGTGGAGTATGCAACTAAAAAAAATCTCAATCTTGCTGATGATAATTTGCTTAACTATGTAACCAAGGCACTAAAAGACGAAGAGCCGAGGGTTAAATGGGAAAGTGCGAAAGTAATAGGAAACATTGCCAAACTTTTTCCGACACAGCTAAATCAATCTATTGATAATCTTTTGCCAAATGCAGAAAATACGGGAACGGTTGTTCGCTGGGCAACAGTTTACGCATTGGCAGAGATACTAAAACTAAAAACAGAGAGCAATATAAAGTTGCTACCGAAAATTGAAGTCCTTTGCGAAAAGGAAGAGGATAACGGCGTAAAGAAAAAGTATCTTGATGCATTAAAGAAAATGAAGAAATAAAAAATTATACAAATAGAAGCTCCGTGCAAATATGATAATAGAAACCTCCAGATTAAAAATAATACCATTATCTTATAATCAGTTATTAAATTATACTTTTCCGAACCAATTGGAAAGTTCTTTGGGTTTAATTGAAAATGGAAGATTGGTTTCTTCAAAGGTTACCAAGAAAATCAAAGAACAAATTCTTCCAAAAATAGCAGTCGAAAGTCAGGATAATTTATTTATTACATTTTGGATAATAATATTGAAGTCGGAAAATGTAATGTCCGCTGAGTTCTGCTTTAAAGGAAAGCCGGATGATAACGATACTGCAGAAATTGGCTACGCCACTTTTACGAATTTCCAGAATTTAGGAATTATGACAGAAACTATAAAAGCCATCACAGGTTGGATATTTGAAAATACTTGCGTCAAGACCATAGTTGCAGAAACTGACCCGAATAATTATAGTTCTCATCGGACTTTGGAAAAGAATAATTTTAGAAGAGTAAAAGAAAATCCCGATAACTGGATTTGGAAATTGGAAAAACAGTAGATGAGCTATAATTATCTTAAAAACATCTTAAACCGAAACATTATTTTACTGATTCCTGAAAACTTTAGGTGAGATACCTGTTTTCTGACGGAAGAATCTGGCGAAAGAGGTCGGGTAATCAAATCCTAAACTGTAACCGATTTCACTTATAGAGAGTTTTGTGTTTTGTAGTTTCTTTTTTGCTATCTGTATAATTTCTTCATGGATATGATCAATAGGTGTTGTACCAGTGAAATGTCTAATAAGGTCTCCAAAGTAGTTAGGGGAAAGGTTGCTTTTTTGTGCAAAATAGGCAACCGAGGGTATCCCAGGTACACTTTTGTTCAAGTGGTAGAAGTCTTCTAAGTTTTTACGAAAATCAGCTATGGTCGTTTCGTAAATATCGCTACGGGTTTCAAACTGACGTTCATAAAAGTTCTTAACAGAGGTCAGTATTAGATTCAAGTATGATATAACTATCATTCTTGAATAGTCAGTTTTTTCAAATTCGTTTTTAGCTTTTTCGAACAGGTCTAACAAAAGGTTTTCTTCTTGGGATGTAAGAATAAGCGCTTCATGATTATTGTAATGGACAAAGTTATAGTCCTTGACATACTTTTCAAGGTAATTGCTGCTCACCATAATGGCATACCCTGACATCGGTCGTGTTATTTTCCATTTCACAGTATTCTGAGGGCAGTCTACGTACAAGTGGGACGAATTTGTCTGGTCAATCCAATGTTTATAAAACGGTTGCTTTTTATCCAATGGTGGATTTATTGCAATTAGATAAAAATCAATTGTAACAGGATTTGATTCTGGACTCGCGTTTTCATTCTGGTCCCCGAAAAAGACAATATGCATATCGTCGTTTTTTAGGTCATTTATACCCAAATAATGGGCATATTCACTGAGGTTATAAATCTTTTTATTCATTATTATAATTGTCCAAAAATTTTAAAAATGCAATAATTTAAGTCCTTTAATAATCGCTATTTTTACGCTTAACCAATAAATGTTTTCAGTGTAAATATTCTTTCATCATAAAATTCATCATAATTATCCCCATACAAACGGGGCTTTCTTGTTCATGTTCTTTTATATATGGCAAATGCGTATGAACTACAATAAGAAAAATAGTTTTAACGAAGTTTCATTCTGTAAAAAGTGGCACTCCATCATTGATTTCTGAAATCTTTAAAGTGCTTTAAATTTTACTGACTTTTTCATTTTCTATTTTTTTAATTGTGATTAAACATTAACCTCTTTTGATGATACAAATGTAGACCAACATTTAAGCAAGGTTTGAAAACAAAATA is a window of Candidatus Chryseobacterium colombiense DNA encoding:
- a CDS encoding alpha/beta hydrolase, yielding MKQSVKFKALYWDIAADLLFPPNFDENKKYPVIISTHPIGSCKEQTSGNVYGQAFADAGFVVLVPDASFQGESGGEPRFLEDPSFRVEDYSYACDYLVTLPFVDENRIGALGMCGAGGYVISATMKERRIKAVATLTGANYGRVMREFGDPIANLEAIAAQRTAEARGEALRVDQGLYPTYEMAKEANADIDILEATEYYRTARGEKPNGVNKTLFSHNAAAMTWDAYNLAEKLLTQPLMVVVGRKPGAFGAYRDGFEIIRRAASTKKELVVVEGWSHYDLYDKPEPVKIALDKLIPFYQENL
- a CDS encoding cupin domain-containing protein — its product is MALSIGKVIGIFLFQSDIMYTEKEITEMGYQPAPENYFTGQALLKTYVNPDEKTNAYIGEVLFKPKTRTKWHTHASNQILLVREGGCYYQEEGKPVQKIKAGDFVNIMPEVKHWHGASPDGIMIHTAIGLNAEKGLVNWMEPVSDEAYNGK
- a CDS encoding TlpA disulfide reductase family protein — its product is MANGKVLSQEEFNKAKENASKNGKIEESILKSETKNDSIINTTRITIITKDEDGNYFDPYSEPKKLLYKHFPIENFKNNAKKQFSQNYLKGKPTFINFWFRHCIPCINEIPLLNSLKEKYGDRVNFLSITYENKKSVEEFLKKKNINFKHITDSKKQLDDLNYSSYPTNLILDKNGNVKYVFGEISNSEDDLSLILDELLK
- a CDS encoding GNAT family protein → MIIETSRLKIIPLSYNQLLNYTFPNQLESSLGLIENGRLVSSKVTKKIKEQILPKIAVESQDNLFITFWIIILKSENVMSAEFCFKGKPDDNDTAEIGYATFTNFQNLGIMTETIKAITGWIFENTCVKTIVAETDPNNYSSHRTLEKNNFRRVKENPDNWIWKLEKQ
- a CDS encoding helix-turn-helix domain-containing protein, with product MNKKIYNLSEYAHYLGINDLKNDDMHIVFFGDQNENASPESNPVTIDFYLIAINPPLDKKQPFYKHWIDQTNSSHLYVDCPQNTVKWKITRPMSGYAIMVSSNYLEKYVKDYNFVHYNNHEALILTSQEENLLLDLFEKAKNEFEKTDYSRMIVISYLNLILTSVKNFYERQFETRSDIYETTIADFRKNLEDFYHLNKSVPGIPSVAYFAQKSNLSPNYFGDLIRHFTGTTPIDHIHEEIIQIAKKKLQNTKLSISEIGYSLGFDYPTSFARFFRQKTGISPKVFRNQ
- a CDS encoding HEAT repeat domain-containing protein, encoding MTIEEIFQDKTIKAKGKVSAIGEWLLNNELPLDELLAYAEKQKATDKATCIEAVEYATKKNLNLADDNLLNYVTKALKDEEPRVKWESAKVIGNIAKLFPTQLNQSIDNLLPNAENTGTVVRWATVYALAEILKLKTESNIKLLPKIEVLCEKEEDNGVKKKYLDALKKMKK
- a CDS encoding cyclophilin-like fold protein encodes the protein MKKYISLLAIAATIGIISCSNKATSTNGEKLPLVENTTIHNNTSESDKIKISIDGKSFVFKLANNKTAAALLKIGSFETTAAVYHDNHYYGVTPKILPIDNASFVNTAKKGQLIYSQEYNGLGVFFEAGHFENNEFVIIGEVEGDISTLKASKGQVDMKIELIQKNKK